A stretch of DNA from Lotus japonicus ecotype B-129 chromosome 4, LjGifu_v1.2:
aattttgattttggttattattattattgttatagCTTTTACTATGGCATATACTTTTGATATTGTGTGGTCTTATCAAAGTTAATTCACACATGTCTCTTCAAATTTCTATTGTGAAAAATGTTAGGCCtttcttttttgaaaggaaTGTTAGATTAAAGTTAGAGAATAATCTTAATGGCACTTTGCATAGTCATGAGGGATACTTAAACtttatttaatgaaaaattACCCTCATGTTTAATTGGGAATTTCACCCCTCAAGTATAGTTAACCAAAATGAATTAAAATCCTCTCATGGTATATATGACAATGTCAAATAGTAAAGCATTGTgcgttatttttatttatagatATTCGAAGTGTCTCATATTAATTACATTTGAATAGGCACAGAATTTAACATAGGAGAATATGAAGAAATATTTGTCCATGAGATATTCTAATCCTTACCTGAACACATAGAATCATGATCTGTACTGTTGGCATTGAAGAGAACAAATTTCAAGTCaaattttgttttgttgtttaacTTAagccctttttaagaggatctATCATAGACaataaattcttttaatttctttagCAACACCACATTCCTATTTCCTAACCAAGAAGTTTGATATATCCGTCTTTTTccattttagaaatttatagtATACACTTTAATATATTAGACAAGTTACAAAAATTATCGCATGAGTTCTTGGTTGTTTCGATACACTAAACAAGTTCATGATattgacaatttttttattgttttgataTCGAACAAATCCTATTTCAATTTAAAACAAGTTAAATTTTATCTGTAAACAGCTTTTGGTTTTATTAAATTGCACCCATGTCTCTTTGACTTGTTTAgaaaacactttttttttttgtaaaatgagACAAAAACCTCTTGTTGACATGAAAATTTCACCCGATACATACTCAATACAATTTCATATCGACAAAAGGTTAAGATAGGACGAATTGTAGTTGAGAAGAATGTTATGAAATTTCACGGTCACCCTACATAGAAAGCAATTCTACTTAAAGATAGGACCATGGGTGCCCCAAAAGTAAGAGGCAGAGTTGAGAGCTATATATATTGCTAGCCTTGTCCGTTCATATGCATTTTTTCAAGGATAACATACACCTAAGACAAACAATTTAGAACGCAGGCTTGTTATTACCTGTATTCTTACATGAAGGGACTAACTgtataacaaataaaaaataactatcAATTTTTATGCAGTACATCAACAAAACCATCACTGCAATTTGTCCCCCtccccaaaaataaaataaaggatcATTGATATGAAAGCGCGCTTCCTCCAGCTTCATCTTTCCATTTAAACAGTCATTTAGTATTATACTCAGTAAACAGAGATCTATTGGCTCTTTCAATATAATCTTCTCTAGCATGAGCAACCTCCTCCTTGCTGCTCTGTCTGGGATGAATTCACCGTCGGTTTTAAATTTACGTCGACCATGTCTTCCTGTTTTGTAGAAGAAAGTGTTTCCATTCCAGGCAACGCAGCAGCAATTTTACGAAACAAAGGCTGCAATTTTACATTGATAGAAATCATTCAGGACGTAAGAACCAGCATGTGAAAGAAGATAGACTTGAGAATATGATAATGAATATGAAGTTTTCTAGAAGGGATATATTCTATGTAAAAGCAAGGAAATTACGCCAGGACTTTTGCATATTTGATATGATCGATCACAGCCATAATAATTCAGGAACATGCTCGAATAAACCACAAAAATTCATTAATTTTCACCTTGATATTGAAGCCTGCTTTTGCACTGGTTTCTATGAACATGATTCCAAACTCACGAGACTTGGCATCTCCTTCCTCTATAGAAACTTGCCTGTTTAAGTATCAAATAGGCCATGTAAATAAAATTCAGATGGCAACATCATAATTCACAATACTCAAATGGCAATTGGCAAACAAGTACAAGCTACCTGGCGTATAGATGGATAACTATGACTTGTACTATTTGTAACCACTAACACAACAATTTCACGCCCTAAAATGATTTTTCTTTTACCATCCTAAAACTACACTTAATCTACCGGACTTCTGCGTTTCTCTCCCAAAATAGAAACTCCAATTGAAGTAGATATAAACTTCACGGAAAATATGGCTTTTGATATGATAATAACAAGAACTAAAGCACCATTTCCATCCCTAAAATATTTGGAGCCAATTACTTTAATCACTAAAGATGAAAATCATAAAAAGTCCCTCAAATGTAACTTTTGCTGGTCTTTTCTTCAGGGACTAGATTGATATTAAGGAAGGACTATAATGACCATAGAATTTCATCTTTTTAGGGACTTTTTCTGTTATCTCTATACTCAAACTAAAGTGACTGACCGCAAAccttttagggataaaaatggtGTTTTACTCAAATAACAGGTTATCAAATTGCAATCAGAATCATGAAACGCTAGGTTACTTTTTGAATTATGATTATGAATCATAAATCATATTCAATCATAACATTCAAAGACAATGAAAAACAGAAAgaaatatatcatataaatgATGTATAAtgcttaataaattattttaaataaggatTAGGAATTGACACTTGACCATAAGTCTCACGAAACAAAACCATATTAATCAATCAATTAGACTGTTAAGTACTCAATGGCTAGACACCTACTCTACGATAGAAAACATTAAGAACAGATAAATTAGCACTTATTTGTATGTCAAAAATTTGAGTAACTAAACAAGATTCATTGAAACATAATGTGGGAACCCAATGATAATAGACAAAAACTAAGGCATATCCGGTCAGCAAAAAACAGTTACGAGTATAAAACTTTCATGAAAAAAAGACTATATAGACCAAAGTTGGTAAATCAGCACTCACCTTTTATCAACAAGATCAGTTTTGTTTCCAACCAAGACAATAATAACGTCACTGCCGCGCTCTGTACGTACCTCCTCAACCCACTTGTTAGTGTTCAGAAATGATTGCCTGTCTACATTAGAAATTTTGAACAGCGTACTTAGATTAAGAAGTTATAAATTCCAGTTGTATATATTGTTACTAATATGAAAAGTTAACACTATAGCACTTCCAGATCCATATGCAGACATAGTTAAGATATACAGAGTGCAAAAGAGAACAGGAACGCGCACGGAAGTGAGCACACATATTCAGGGACGGAGAGAGTTCGTATTTTTTTAGAGAACTAAGACTCACTCAAACACCTATTACCTTATACAATAAGAATCCATTCACATGCAACACATTTTCCTTTGAATAATATGATCAAATATCTTACATGTAAGCATCCAAAAAATCCTATTACTTAGATAACGAAGGTGATATTAGACAAAACTATAAACAACTTACTAGCTACATCATATACAATAACTGCAACAGAAGAATCTCTTATGTAGCTTGGAATGAGACTTCTAAATCTTTCTTGCCCTGCAGTATCCCTGTGATGTTAAAATATACTAAGCTCAGAAATAGTAAAAAGGACAGATAGAGTAAAAATGTCTACATGGCTATAACAGTACATTACTCTAATTCAACTTATAAACAAATATAAATAGAATGAGCTTGTATATATAGATGATTTGAAGAGGAACCCATCCTACCAAAGCTGCAAGCGAACAG
This window harbors:
- the LOC130714052 gene encoding ras-related protein RABH1e, translated to MATVSPLAKYKLVFLGDQSVGKTSIITRFMYDKFDTTYQATIGIDFLSKTMYLEDRTVRLQLWDTAGQERFRSLIPSYIRDSSVAVIVYDVANRQSFLNTNKWVEEVRTERGSDVIIVLVGNKTDLVDKRQVSIEEGDAKSREFGIMFIETSAKAGFNIKPLFRKIAAALPGMETLSSTKQEDMVDVNLKPTVNSSQTEQQGGGCSC